The genomic window GACGTAGTGGTGAGCTCACACACTTCTTCCGAGCTGGAAGAGAGGGCTTCCACCAAGACCCAGCGTGGAGGGCCTCCGGCACTGGGTTTCAGCAGCTTCAGCGGGGCAGGGTGACGGGGCAGCACGGTCCCAAATCCCATCCCTCTACTTTCCTGCTGTTTCTTGGCACCCCGTGCAGCccctggcagcaggcagagggTGTGACAGCCGGTGGGGAGCACGGCACCCTGCGCGGGCTCCGCTCAGGAGTCCCGGCTCGGCAAGGACCCACCGCGACCCCTCCACGCGACGTGGGACCAGCTCCCCCACGAgcccacgcccccccccccgggctgccACGCGTGCCCGGCCCGGGAATTGCTCCCCGCACCCCGTTTTTGCCCCCGCAGAAGCCCCTTCACCGCCcagcgcccccgcccgccccgcccgccccggcaaCGGCCGCGTCCCCAGCgaccggcggcggcggcggcggcgggtgaGGGCCGAGCGGGCCGGGGGGAGGTGGCCGGGCGGTTCGTacccccctgccccgcagccatgggcagggacagccGGCGGAGCCCCGAGGGGCGAGGAGGGACCCCGCGTGTTTCACGCCCGGGCTGCGTCCGCGGCATtgccgggggctgccggcaTCCCCCCCCGGTGACCTCGCGTCGCCTGGGTggacacccccccgccccggcagtCTGCAGCTCTTATTCTTGATCAAGCGGGCTAATGAGTTCTCTTCCCTCTGGGGGACCCTGGAGAGGAGCTCCGCGGGCAGGAGGGGTGTAGGGTCGCGCCGCCGGCAGTTGCGGGGGGTGGGCTggtggggctggcgggggctggggcgttcagcagcagccagatgTTTTCCTTGCCTCCCGGGGGCGAGAGACTCCTCTCCAAGCCTCCGGGGGCTGAcagggcagagccagctgcGCGGAGTGGCCAGGGCGCCAGTGGGCAATGCTCAGGTCCTAAAGTGCTTTCGTGTTTCTGACATCCCTTTGGGGCAGAGACCCTTACCTGGGCGTGCTGGCAGATGCCCAGGACCACAGTCTTGGTTGGCCCTTCGCACCACCTGGATTACAGTGATGACATTAAGTATATTCCCAAACGGCCGGCTGGCCTCTTTCTGCCTGATCTCCCATTACAGACAAATTCCATTATATTTGAAGATAAATAGATTCCTCATTGgcacgctttttttttttttaacttaaagcCCATTGCAGACACAGCCCCTTGATGAGCCTGCAATACGCTGTCCTAATGCACACTTAGCATCAGCCTTTCGAAGTGCAAGGGAGCGTGACACGTCCCTGCAGGTGGTAGTGGCATCAGCGGTGTTAGCCAGCACTTGGGATCACTTGCCAATGTCCCCGCTAGCCTGCCCGGCGTAGAGGTAACAGCACAAAGGCCAGGACACCTGCAGAACAGCTGGCATTTTCAGGGTGCTGCTGCACTGACATGAGAGCTTCCTTGATTTCTAGGTAGAAATTTTCTTCAGTGCGAACGCGATCTCAGATGGGGCATAACCATCCTCAGAAAGAGTTTCTCCTGCACTTACAAACTCGCCAGTAAACTCAGTGTTTACAGTTGCTCCATTTCTTGGATCACCGTACTGCTGGTAGGAGGCATCAGCCAAAGGTCACCGGTTTCCATGCAACTCTCCTTTTTTGGTCTCTCTGGGCTTTGGTGTGAATCAAAAGAGCAGAAATCTTTTCAGATCAAAACAGTTCAACTGAAGAAGGTTTGTTAGGCATGCTAGGTAGCAGCGTAAGTTTGCTGTGTGACTGGATTTCTGTCGGCTTCTTCCTGGGAAAGGAAGtgtgatttcttcttttttagaagttttagtatcATTTACCTTTCAGCCTAATGTGGGTGTTAAATGACATAAACTGGGAATTTACTACATGGCCCTTCTCACATTCGTTGTATATCATTTAATAAAGCCTTTTTAGTATAAGTGACTGATGTCTATGTAGAGTGGGTGGGAAGGAGCGTGCATTTAACGCTGTTGACTTGGCTTATTGATAGTGAATTACAAGCTTCTCTGGTGTTTAAATACGTGCTTAGCAAACCTGGCTGTGGGAACTGGCCTGGTGTGTTAGCTCCGGCTGGGTGAGTCTCCTGCAGCCAAGGTGGAGGGGATGCAGCGGTGAAAGAGGCCCTTCCCCAGTGGGGTGTGCATGCTGGGGGTGGTGGGAATGGATGCGGTGTGAGCAGTGACTCAGCGTCAGACtcagcccccccctccccggcaccgcAGGCGTGGGGTTGATTCAGACGCCTTGCGGGCTGGCTGTCGCACGCCGGCAACCTTCCGCTTGCTGGCTTCACACCAAATGCTGAGCAGGGATGGCGGGTCAGTTGAGCTGACTTCTTGTGGAGCTCAGGTCAAGCGAAAGCTGCTCAGCACCCTGGGCACAGAGAGCCCGAGCTGTCTGCCTCTCTTTTGGGGCCGCCCTACATTGGGGCTGGTCCACAGCTGTGTAGTGCACACGTGCTGACCTCCCACTGCTGGTGAGCTTCGCTCAGAGAGCTTCATCCAATGTACGGAGGGGCTGCACTGTTTCTAGAGCTGGGTTTTGGCTCTGCCTGAGGGCAGCTGTGTCTGCTGCTTGGTCTCCAGAAGCCCCGTTGGCCGTCCCGCATGCACCGCGGGTTATGTACCCTCTAAAAATAGATCTGCCATCGGTAAACTGGCAATCAGATCATCCGCTGGAATGCAGCCATGAAATAATCCTAGGCCACCAATGCTGCACTGGCTTTGCCCAACAGCTGGCCCTTAACGATTGCTTCCAAAAGGTCAGGAAAGCCATCAGAAGCTCCAATTAGCTGTGACTGGCCTGGGGGACAGAGTGACACAGATGCTTTTTGAATAGGACAAAGGACGGAGcaaggagaaaagatttttcccAGTCACCTCTCCTGTATTAATGCCACCTCACTGCCATCCAGCTGTGCTTTGCCCTTCTGCTGAAGTCCATCAGGCACCAAGAACTGGGTTCCAGCTGGGTCAGTGTGCTGTGGAGAATCAGGCCTCTTCTCCTCACCCTCAGTGGTGGCCTGCCATCACAGCACCTTCCTCTGGGAGCAGGGAGCTTCGCAGAGAAAGGACTCCCAGTCCTCACATCTGCCTGTCACCCATTCCTTCTCCTTCCACACCCACCCTTCTTCAGACCAGGCTCCCTTTTTCTACAGCCTTTGCCTTTGTCATCCTCATAGCAGTGCCTCCCAGGAAATACAGCTTCCCTGCCCTTGGTGCCCTTCGTCCTCCTGCTTTGTGCTGGAGGATGCCCTGCCACTGCTATCTCCACCCTTTCCTGACTCTCATTCTGAAATGGTTACTCTCTTCTCACACCTGCTTCAAGTGCATTTGAAGAAGCCTTTGCTGACATATTTGCTGCAGTACAGCATGAATCATTTTGCTCCTCTCCTCTAGTTCTCAGCATTTCACAGATCTGCTCTCTTCCCTCTATTGCCGGTTCCTTTGCAGGCCCTTCCTCAGGTGTCttttggagagggaaggagcagagggaggaacACTAGCAAAGCCAGCTACAAAGCTTTcagggagagaggagcagcacaaactgggagggcagaggagaagggagcAGCCTTGTACAGGGGAAGGACATAAGACTGTCTGGCTCATGCCCTTCACaaaggaggagctgcctgggatCAAAGCCCTGTTCAGCTGAGGGATGTTGTGGCACAAGATACTACATGGCAGTTATCTTCTTTGCAGGATGTTATCACAGGATCCTTTTGAGCCTACTGTGGTGCAAGGCCACCTTTACCCTGAGGCATCCTCTTAGTCTTGCAGGAAGCTGTCCTCATCTCTGACATCGCCATCCATCCATCTGCCCCATGCTTCTTGTAGGTGTCCTGCAGTCTCTAACTGCCCAGCCCTGCGCTGCAGCCCTGTTATGTCCAGTTAGCCCCAGTAAGGATCAGCATGGGTCTGTATGCCCTGGGAGATGCTCACCAAGCCTTGTTGCACCCAGGACTCAAGGGGCAGACTCCTTCCTAGTGTATTCTCTACCTCTTTCAGActggtggggctgggaaggAAACCATTAGGACTTCCAGGCAATAACCATACTCATGGGATCCTGATGGCTGAGAGTGCTGGTCCTGAGGTTGGGGTAGGAAACAGCAAATGGGAAACTTTGGTCTGGGAAAGCTCCGCAGAGGTAATAGGACTGGGCatcctgccttctgctccaggCTGGTTCTTTTAGCTCATATCTGCTTAGGCTCAGTGTGGTCTGAACAGGTCTAACCCATCTCATCAGTTAATGGATGTTTGGAAGTAGTTCAGCTAGAGAGTAattgggaaaagcagaaaaaaaaccctaatacACTTATAGTGTATTCACCTGTAAAGCATCTGTCTTTAAATAAGAACAGACATAGTGGATCAAATCAGGGGATGGTCTGGCCCAGTATGCCATCTCTGACAGTGGCTAGAAGCAGATGCCTGGAGGAGAGTAGAAAAACAATGCAAGTAtgtgtgtttctttcttccagcaCTCTCCCCGCCTCCAGCTGTGTTCAACTTACACTGAGCCAGACGTGGTTTCTGTGCATTGAACCATTCTCAAGGGGGTTCTCTTCCATGGACTTGTCCTGGAACCTGCACAGACTCTCAGCATCCACAACATCCCGTGGAAAGGAATTACCCAGTTCAACTGCAGACCGTGTGAAGAACcatcattttcctttgctttaaaCCCAGCTCCTGCCAACTTCACCTATTTCCTTTATTGGAAAAGACAGTAAACAATCAATTCCTGCCTGTCCTCTTCAATAGCACCACGTTATTATCTGCTTATTACGTGTGGTACCTAGAGACCTCTTTGTACATGGCAGCGTGTAAAGATAAGGCTGAATAATAGCTGTTTTCCTGCAGTGCTTCCAGACCAAGCAGAGGAGGCAGGCAAAGGGTGGGGGCCAAGTGCATTACAGGAGGGTAGTGTGAGCAGACCATTCTTATTGCTGGTCTCTTTCTAAagttgcctttttcttttgcaggcaGCCCAGCTGGAAAATGTGGTCATGACTCTCAAGCAATTTCCCTCTTGCTCCTCCTGAAGGAGACGTGGGTCCTGAGAAGGATGCAGCAGCCAGCGGCTGGTGACCGGGGCACAGCCGTTCCCTCGCTGTATCCATCCCAGGCCAGCCTCGCTGCTGACTCGTACTATACACACCGCCTCATTGAAGATCCCGAGTGGTCCCTTGCTACTGTCCCCCACCTCACTGAGCTCTGCCTCCAGCATATCGTTCACAATTTCGAAAGTAAGCGGGAGCGCGTTTTCCCTGACACACATGGAGAGAGAGCGTCAgtcctggggagcagagggtcAACAGGGCAGGCAGATGCATCTGAAAGGCAGTGTGGTACCCAGCCCTGCCAAAGGAACAGATGGGAAGAAATGTCTCCTCAGGCAGCTAGTTAAACAAACTGTTTAGTTGCTAAGTATGTACTTGTACACTCCAGGGATGGCTGTAGTCCTCTGGGCTGTTATCCAGGATGTGACCCTGCCCTAACCTTGTCCtatcatttcttcttccttctgtgctCTGCTTGGACACACTTACCTCAACCATGGCTAGGGCTGTGGAATCGCTGTTTCCTTCTCTTGATTCACGCACACGTTATGGTAGCACTCGAGGTTGGAGCCCTGTTGTGCTGAGTGCTGTACAAAGAGATGGAGAATTGCTCCTGGCTTGGAGGAGCTACCATCTCAGAATATGTATTGTACTCACAGTCTCAGGCGTTCTCCATGACTTTTGGTGGTGATGTGACAAGTTACATCCTCAGGCAGGGAATGTGCTTTCGAAGCAGGTGGACTGATGAAACatagcaaaacagaaaaagcatgtCCCATCTGGGAACTGACTGGGACAGGGAAAGGAAGGGCCTACCTGTCTTTTTGGCTGACTCAGTGAAGTGACAGCAAAGACCAAAGGTAGGTCTAAGGCTATGTCCACATTGGGACTGTAAGACAGTACAGAGGAGCTCAGTGCTGTCTTACGCCAGGAGCTGATAGTACTTGGCGGTCTGAGCTGGGACACCCCTGCAGACATATCAGCCTGGTCAGTCAGGCCGATGCCAAATGGATTGGACATGGTGCGCACATAAAAGCAGTGTGCTCAGTGTCTTGGGGACCCTCGTGCCATTACCTGAGCTGTGCAGCTGCATCTTGCCCATTGCTGTGGTCTGAGTGAGCCTGAGTGAAGCTAGCCCAGTTCTGCCCATATGCGTCCCACCTTTGCTTGTGTCGTGGGACTTTGCAGAGAAGGTCACTGCAGTGCCAGCTGTAGGACACTGGAGAACAGACTCCAGGAAGAGGCTGTGGTAAAACTCTGGGTGTCCTTAGGAAGGAAATGCCacagagacagaggaaataCAAAGCTAACCCCGCTTTGTGTCTCAAAATCTGATTTCCCATGCACAGATAGGCCTCTCCACTGATTTCTGTTACTCAACACTACTGTGTACATGTCACCAAGTATTCGTGCTGTGAGTATGCACAGCTTTTCTCTGGCATTTCTTACCACAAAGAACTTCCACCAGACAGAAGCCAGCTGAGACTTAGGGCGAGCATCGGGAAAGAGAATGAGGGGAGAAAGCTCCACAAGGTGGACCTAAAGGCTAAGAGCGTGTCTCAGTGGAAAGGAACAGGAATCAATTTGGGGTAAGACAGACAACTGAATTAAGATAAAAAGGCACGAGGACTTGCATAAAGAGCACAGGCAGTTGTTCTCAAATATCATCCTTCAATATGCTTAGAAACCAAAGGGAGAAAGTTCAGCAAATGACAAGCCAAGCTTTCCCATTGCTGTGAGGCTGAATTAGCTCCCTTGGGAGCAGAAGTCCTGCTCTGAATATAAACTGCATTCAAACTAAATTAAATCTGTGAGCTAAGTTTCTGATGCAGTTCCCAAATATTATGGGGGTAAACCCAATTATGCTGATGTTTTACTGTAAAAGTTAGAAATCCTACACATTTTCCGCCAGCTTAGCTCCCTACACCAGCCACTGGCAGCTGAGAAGAGAGCCAGTATCAGCAGAGGGGAGGGCATGGGCACACAGCTGGGGGCCCAGGCAGAACCATAGTGCCAGCCACGGTTCCTACAGCCCAGACTAACCTCTCCTTCTCTTCATCCCCTCCAGAGAACCCTATTTTGGACCGTCTTCTGCCTGAGCACCAAAGGAAGGTGCTGGACAGGCTCTCCACTGGCCTTCCGCTCGCTGTGACTGCAAACCTAATAAGCGATGAGGACTActggaggaggtgctgcagtgAGCGCTGGCAAGTGTGTGACATCTCCAACTATGGAGACAGCTGGAAACGGATGTTCTTCGAACGTCACCTGGAGAACATCTTGAAATGTTTCATCCCTAACACCACAGACCCCAGCCAGGTCCTAGACCTCATCCCGCTCTGCAAAGACTATGTGCGGAAACTGGAGGTTGAGCAGTTCCTGCCACCAGTGCAGGTGGATcaaagggaggagagggacgACCTCTCTGATACAGGGAGTGATTTTGGATTCGGCGAGGTCTCCACGCATCACTACGACCTGGGAGTCCTCATTACTGCTCTCCCTTACCTTGAAGAGCTTCATCTCACTTATGGCGTGAAGGACTGTGGCATGAACTTCGAATGGAGCCTCTTTAACTTCACCCACCAAGACTGCTGCAACCTGGCTGTCGCCGTGAAGATGTGCCACAACTTGAAAGTAACGTATCCCAAACTGAACCTTCCTTCCTCAGCTAGATCTTCAAATTGCCCAGCGATAGAAACCCAGGGACCAGTTTTGCTTGCTGGCAGCACCCTTCCTTTTGCAAGTTGCAGTCTGGCAGCGTGCAGAGATGTTAACTTGCTGGCCTAGTGCTGAGTATCTTGTTCTGCATATGTCCTTGTCAGAACAGGTTGGCAGCGGGTCGGTGAGAAAAATACTTGCTCGCACAAAACATGTTCCCCGTAGTGTAAAAGAAAGCAACACTCCTGTTTTAACTCCTCACGCAGttctgggagggaggagaggagaagccCAGAGGGAGTTTTTCATAAGGAGTTTTTGGTAGTTATGCTCAGTATATACATGTCAACATGCCCCAGAGGAGCAGAGACCCCCAAGAAGAGCATGCAGAAATACTCACATTTGCCTTAGAGTGATGAGGTGTTTTCCTTCTGGGCACTAACACCATCTTCAGTTCTGTGGCAACTGCAGTGCAGATACTCAGCCCCTCCAAAACATCAGTAGGCATTGCTATCCGGAATGCAGCCAGAGAAAGCTGGTTGAACGCTCTCCCCACAGATTGGCATACTTTGGCAAATACTTGTCTGCTTGGCTTCCAGAAGAGAAATTACCTCTCCTGTGGCTATTAAGGTGCCCTGGCCATGCAGGACGTTGCCCTTCACAGAGAGCACTGTAGTTATCACTGGTGCACGTGCTCATTCAGACAGTATTCAACTGTGATCTGGGGTGAGTTCTGCTGTTACTCTCTGCAGACGTTTGGGcagctttatttcatttgatttaGTCCCCTGTGTCAGAGATCCCATGGAGTCAGAG from Gavia stellata isolate bGavSte3 chromosome 2, bGavSte3.hap2, whole genome shotgun sequence includes these protein-coding regions:
- the TCTE1 gene encoding LOW QUALITY PROTEIN: dynein regulatory complex subunit 5 (The sequence of the model RefSeq protein was modified relative to this genomic sequence to represent the inferred CDS: substituted 1 base at 1 genomic stop codon), with translation MPGGEXKNNASSPAGKCGHDSQAISLLLLLKETWVLRRMQQPAAGDRGTAVPSLYPSQASLAADSYYTHRLIEDPEWSLATVPHLTELCLQHIVHNFEKNPILDRLLPEHQRKVLDRLSTGLPLAVTANLISDEDYWRRCCSERWQVCDISNYGDSWKRMFFERHLENILKCFIPNTTDPSQVLDLIPLCKDYVRKLEVEQFLPPVQVDQREERDDLSDTGSDFGFGEVSTHHYDLGVLITALPYLEELHLTYGVKDCGMNFEWSLFNFTHQDCCNLAVAVKMCHNLKVFKLTRSKVDDDKTRLLVRNLLDHPCLVELDLSHNLIRDKGAQAVGKLINCSRLETLNLCNNQIRHLGAQALAQALAENSTLTSLNLRLNCVEDEGGEAIGRALLTNTTLKSIHLGSNNLSEPTATLFSQVLAQNTTLTSINFSCNHLGLDGGKQLLEGLADNKALTKLDLRLAEVDQETEYLIHQIVWANREAARLGSLQHPPAKPL